From one Deltaproteobacteria bacterium genomic stretch:
- a CDS encoding transcriptional repressor: MKKTRNTRQRAVILDILRESREHPTAEIIYREARRVLPNISLGTVYRNLNFLRDQGTVREIRPSEGGSSRFDGADTPHAHFHCVHCSALLDISLPPALENLRFEEEERISAVSLIDLHVLGSCSGCAEAAAT; this comes from the coding sequence CGCCGTCATCCTCGACATCCTGAGGGAATCGCGCGAGCACCCCACCGCCGAGATCATCTACCGCGAGGCGCGCCGGGTGCTCCCCAACATCAGCCTGGGGACCGTCTACCGGAACCTGAACTTCCTGCGGGACCAGGGGACCGTCCGGGAGATCCGGCCCAGCGAAGGGGGCTCTTCCCGCTTCGACGGGGCGGACACCCCCCACGCGCACTTCCATTGCGTCCACTGCAGCGCGCTGCTCGACATCTCGCTGCCCCCGGCCCTCGAGAACCTCCGGTTCGAGGAGGAGGAGAGGATCTCGGCCGTTTCCCTCATCGACCTGCACGTCCTCGGCTCCTGCTCCGGGTGCGCGGAGGCGGCGGCGACCTGA